A DNA window from Chryseobacterium sp. MEBOG06 contains the following coding sequences:
- a CDS encoding MBL fold metallo-hydrolase, with protein sequence MKIEQIYTGCLAQGAYYIVSENEAVIIDPLREVKPYLDRLEKDNVTLKYIFETHFHADFVSGHLDLSKKTGAPIVYGPTAAPEFEAIIAEDDQIFEIGKIKIKVMHTPGHTMESSTYLLIDENGIETAIFTGDTLFLGDVGRPDLAQKATNLTQEDLAGILYDSLQNKIMPLDDSITVYPAHGAGSACGKNMQKETVDILGNQKKTNYALNQPDKESFIKEVLDGLTAPPKYFGMNVALNKGGYESLDVVMNKGLQPVAAEDFEALAEEMGALILDTRAAADFHKGFVPNSINIGLKGDFAPWVGNLIVDVNHPLLLVADEGTEEEVITRLSRVGFDNVVGYLKGSFEAWKNTGKETDEIKRISPAEFAEVFTEDSKVIDVRKLTEYSAEHINNAYNKPLDTISDWARTIDDSEHFFLHCAGGYRSMIAASILNSNGIRNFTEIEGGFNGIKKTEKFPTSDFVCQSKTS encoded by the coding sequence ATGAAAATTGAACAAATATATACGGGCTGTCTGGCTCAGGGTGCCTATTATATTGTATCAGAGAATGAAGCTGTGATTATTGATCCGCTAAGAGAGGTAAAACCTTATCTTGATCGCTTGGAAAAAGACAACGTTACGTTAAAATATATTTTTGAAACTCATTTCCACGCTGATTTTGTTTCCGGACATCTGGATCTAAGCAAAAAAACAGGTGCACCTATTGTATACGGGCCTACTGCTGCCCCTGAATTTGAAGCCATTATAGCAGAGGACGACCAGATCTTTGAGATTGGGAAAATAAAAATCAAGGTAATGCACACGCCTGGTCATACGATGGAAAGCAGTACTTATCTTTTAATTGATGAAAACGGTATTGAAACCGCCATTTTCACAGGCGACACTTTATTTTTGGGAGATGTAGGCAGACCTGATCTGGCTCAGAAAGCAACCAATCTTACACAAGAAGATCTTGCAGGTATTCTGTATGACAGCCTTCAAAATAAAATTATGCCTTTAGATGACAGCATCACTGTTTATCCGGCTCACGGTGCAGGTTCTGCATGTGGAAAAAATATGCAGAAGGAAACTGTTGACATTTTAGGAAACCAAAAAAAGACTAACTACGCACTTAACCAGCCTGATAAAGAATCTTTTATCAAAGAAGTATTGGACGGACTGACTGCTCCTCCAAAGTATTTCGGAATGAATGTAGCATTGAATAAAGGCGGCTATGAAAGTCTGGATGTAGTAATGAACAAAGGACTACAGCCAGTTGCTGCAGAAGATTTCGAAGCATTGGCAGAAGAAATGGGAGCCTTGATTTTAGACACAAGAGCGGCTGCTGACTTTCATAAAGGTTTTGTACCCAACTCTATCAACATTGGATTAAAAGGAGATTTTGCACCATGGGTGGGAAATCTTATAGTAGATGTAAATCATCCTTTACTATTGGTTGCTGATGAAGGAACAGAAGAGGAAGTGATTACCAGACTAAGCAGAGTAGGATTTGATAATGTGGTTGGATATCTGAAAGGAAGTTTTGAAGCCTGGAAAAATACAGGTAAAGAAACGGATGAGATCAAAAGAATTTCTCCGGCTGAATTTGCAGAAGTATTTACAGAAGACAGCAAGGTAATTGATGTAAGAAAACTAACTGAATATTCTGCAGAACATATTAATAACGCTTATAATAAGCCATTAGATACTATCAGCGACTGGGCACGCACAATTGATGATTCGGAACATTTCTTCCTTCACTGTGCAGGCGGATACAGAAGCATGATTGCGGCAAGCATCCTTAATTCAAATGGAATCAGGAACTTCACTGAAATAGAAGGTGGTTTTAACGGTATCAAAAAAACAGAAAAATTTCCAACATCTGATTTTGTTTGCCAATCTAAAACATCATAG
- a CDS encoding rhodanese-like domain-containing protein, with translation MRKIHFFGLILAITFMVSACKSSHVADVPKANIREVVNSSEVTLIDVRIPEQYAAGTAKNAINIPLAEVQNNIETLKGKKVVVFCNKGIQADQAMDILKKNGVEAYDGTSWKNVKAIQEETDKK, from the coding sequence ATGAGGAAAATTCATTTTTTCGGTCTTATTCTGGCTATAACATTTATGGTAAGCGCCTGTAAATCATCTCATGTGGCAGATGTCCCAAAGGCGAATATCAGAGAAGTGGTAAACAGTTCAGAGGTGACCCTGATAGATGTCAGAATCCCGGAACAGTATGCTGCGGGAACTGCAAAAAATGCAATCAATATCCCTTTGGCAGAAGTTCAGAATAATATTGAAACGCTTAAAGGCAAAAAGGTTGTCGTGTTCTGTAATAAAGGAATACAGGCAGACCAGGCTATGGATATTTTAAAGAAAAACGGTGTAGAGGCCTACGATGGCACCAGTTGGAAGAATGTAAAAGCCATTCAGGAAGAAACTGATAAAAAATAA
- a CDS encoding thioredoxin family protein — MSQKFQEIINSDRPVLIDFFATWCQPCKVQSSVLNTVKENIGEGARIIKVDVDQYPAIASQYGVRGVPTLAVFKNGELLWKESGVHDVNTLTQLLQQYM; from the coding sequence ATGTCACAAAAATTTCAGGAAATTATCAATTCCGACAGACCGGTACTTATTGACTTTTTTGCTACCTGGTGTCAGCCTTGCAAAGTACAGTCTTCGGTTTTGAATACGGTAAAAGAAAACATCGGTGAAGGAGCCAGAATCATAAAGGTAGATGTGGATCAATATCCTGCAATAGCATCCCAGTATGGTGTACGTGGAGTTCCTACACTGGCGGTTTTCAAAAATGGAGAATTATTATGGAAGGAAAGCGGGGTACATGATGTGAATACATTAACCCAACTTTTGCAACAATATATGTAA
- a CDS encoding nitrilase-related carbon-nitrogen hydrolase produces the protein MKVAGLNLDIIWKNKSENFKLIEHELQHIEADLFLLPEMFSTGFCMDASEVSDRNEESLEFLKRMAKDKNAAFSGSAPVEEDGRFYNRMYFVKPDGHISWYNKRHLFSFSGEDKVYTPGNERVIVDYKGVRILLQVCYDLRFPVFARNNDDYDAMLYVANWPEKRVGAWEHLLKARAIENLSFVFGLNRIGTDGNNLFYQESSHCFFADGKEISQKEGNIVSTEWNMDELIDFRKHFQFLNDRDHFSIQL, from the coding sequence ATGAAAGTTGCAGGGCTCAATTTAGATATCATCTGGAAAAATAAATCAGAGAATTTTAAACTTATAGAACATGAACTTCAGCATATTGAAGCAGATCTCTTTCTTCTTCCTGAAATGTTTTCAACAGGTTTTTGTATGGATGCTTCTGAAGTTTCGGACCGAAATGAAGAATCCCTTGAGTTTTTGAAAAGGATGGCAAAGGATAAGAATGCCGCATTTTCCGGAAGTGCTCCGGTAGAAGAGGATGGTCGTTTTTATAATAGGATGTATTTTGTAAAACCGGATGGTCATATTTCATGGTATAACAAAAGGCATCTGTTTTCTTTTTCAGGGGAAGATAAAGTGTATACTCCAGGAAATGAAAGAGTGATTGTAGATTATAAAGGAGTACGAATTCTGCTTCAGGTATGCTATGACCTTCGTTTCCCGGTCTTTGCCAGAAATAATGATGATTATGATGCCATGCTGTATGTTGCCAACTGGCCGGAAAAAAGGGTAGGAGCATGGGAGCATCTTTTAAAAGCAAGAGCTATAGAAAACCTGTCTTTTGTATTTGGTCTAAACAGGATAGGAACAGATGGAAACAATCTGTTTTATCAGGAAAGCTCCCACTGCTTCTTCGCAGACGGAAAAGAAATTTCTCAAAAAGAAGGAAATATTGTATCCACAGAATGGAATATGGATGAACTGATAGATTTTAGAAAACACTTCCAGTTTTTGAATGACCGGGACCACTTTTCAATCCAATTATAA
- a CDS encoding DUF6646 family protein, producing the protein MKKLVFMVMIFFFGATANAQAWNGKGDQKIQLGLSAWGYGTGITGTYDYGLNKLISVGAGINGYFDNYKNNDKDNRVFVFGRLNFHLQDALNLPAKWDIYPGVDMGVVGSDFGIGAHIGARYFFTEKIGIFAEVGNNGSLGVSFNL; encoded by the coding sequence ATGAAGAAATTGGTTTTTATGGTGATGATATTCTTTTTCGGAGCCACGGCAAATGCTCAGGCATGGAATGGAAAGGGAGATCAGAAAATTCAACTGGGTCTAAGTGCCTGGGGATATGGAACTGGTATAACGGGAACTTATGATTACGGACTGAACAAACTCATCTCTGTAGGAGCCGGAATTAATGGTTATTTTGATAATTATAAGAATAATGATAAAGACAATCGTGTTTTTGTTTTTGGAAGACTGAATTTTCACTTACAGGATGCACTGAACCTTCCGGCGAAGTGGGATATCTATCCGGGAGTAGATATGGGAGTGGTAGGAAGCGACTTTGGAATAGGGGCCCACATAGGAGCACGCTACTTCTTTACTGAGAAAATAGGAATCTTTGCAGAGGTTGGTAATAACGGCAGCCTTGGAGTTTCATTCAATTTATAA
- the rseP gene encoding RIP metalloprotease RseP, with translation MEIAIKLFQFILSISILVLLHELGHFLPAIWFKTRAEKFFLFFDPYFSLFSMKKINGKWQYKFFSQNLPDSEVIEVNGKKEEVPIDISKLPDNDWRKHPEQTKYGIGWLPFGGYVKIAGMVDESMDTAQMKKPAEPWEFRSKPAWQRLIIMMGGVTVNFFLAWLIYSSLSFFNGETYTDITKFNNGIEASDAGKKMGFQNGDKIINVDGKPAERLENTSINILLGNNVTVLRNGQEVTFPVEADGVAAVLKQKEAKLYITPRIQMVIDSLATPSSQASGLAKGDKVVGINGKKAVFFDEVSALLAENKGKTITVDVERNGALQTVSNVSVDKNGKLGVAIDTKSIAKNIVTNKKYSFGEAIPRGFTRTIEALTAQVKQFKIMFNSKVQGYKNVGGPIAIVKNMPVDKSADGSFTINWAAFWSFTAMFSIWLAFLNLIPIPGLDGGHVLFTLYEIIVGKPVPQKVLENAQMIGVIFLLGLMLLIFGSDIFKIFTGKL, from the coding sequence ATGGAAATAGCAATCAAACTCTTTCAGTTCATTCTGAGCATCTCTATACTTGTGCTTCTTCATGAGCTTGGGCATTTTTTACCGGCAATATGGTTCAAAACCAGAGCGGAGAAGTTTTTCCTGTTTTTCGATCCTTATTTTTCTTTATTCTCAATGAAGAAAATCAACGGAAAATGGCAGTATAAATTCTTCTCACAGAATTTACCGGATTCTGAAGTAATAGAGGTTAACGGAAAGAAGGAAGAAGTTCCTATCGATATATCAAAACTTCCGGACAACGACTGGAGAAAACATCCTGAACAAACTAAATACGGAATTGGATGGCTTCCTTTTGGAGGTTATGTGAAAATTGCCGGAATGGTAGATGAAAGTATGGATACTGCTCAGATGAAAAAACCGGCAGAGCCATGGGAATTCAGATCCAAACCGGCTTGGCAGAGGCTTATCATTATGATGGGAGGGGTTACTGTAAACTTTTTCCTTGCGTGGTTAATCTACAGCTCCCTATCATTCTTCAATGGAGAAACGTATACGGACATCACCAAATTCAACAATGGAATTGAGGCGAGTGACGCAGGAAAGAAAATGGGCTTCCAAAACGGGGACAAAATCATCAATGTGGATGGGAAACCTGCAGAAAGATTAGAAAACACATCTATCAATATCCTTTTAGGAAATAATGTTACTGTACTGAGAAACGGGCAGGAAGTTACTTTCCCTGTAGAAGCAGATGGTGTAGCAGCTGTTCTTAAGCAGAAGGAAGCAAAGCTTTATATTACTCCCAGGATTCAGATGGTAATTGATTCCCTGGCAACCCCTTCTTCTCAAGCTTCAGGCTTAGCTAAAGGAGACAAAGTTGTAGGAATCAACGGAAAAAAAGCAGTTTTCTTTGATGAAGTAAGTGCTCTTTTAGCTGAAAATAAAGGAAAAACAATTACTGTAGACGTTGAAAGAAATGGCGCTTTACAAACAGTATCTAATGTTTCTGTTGACAAAAATGGAAAATTAGGTGTAGCAATTGATACTAAAAGTATTGCCAAAAATATTGTAACCAATAAAAAATATTCTTTTGGAGAAGCTATTCCAAGAGGATTTACAAGAACTATTGAGGCATTAACTGCACAGGTAAAACAGTTTAAAATCATGTTCAACTCCAAAGTTCAGGGATATAAGAACGTGGGAGGCCCTATTGCTATTGTAAAGAATATGCCTGTTGATAAAAGTGCTGACGGAAGCTTTACCATTAACTGGGCTGCATTCTGGAGTTTTACAGCAATGTTCTCGATATGGTTGGCATTCCTAAACCTTATTCCTATTCCAGGCCTTGATGGAGGACATGTTTTATTTACGTTGTATGAAATTATTGTAGGGAAACCTGTTCCACAAAAGGTATTGGAGAATGCACAGATGATTGGGGTTATCTTCCTGTTAGGCTTAATGTTACTAATCTTCGGAAGCGATATCTTCAAGATCTTTACAGGGAAATTATAA
- a CDS encoding S41 family peptidase: protein MKKLYISLLTAFAIIQASAQDKSYFLSSPSLSPDGKTAYFAYDGDIWKADSNGGNASRITALDGEEINPRVSPDGKWLAFSSNQYGNYDVYVMPAEGGNIKQLTFHTGKDEMENWGWDSKTIYFTSNRNNNFGSFKTTVEGKTPQKLFNNYFNNTNGLAETPAGEFLFTNSSESANQVHRKRYKGENNPDILGYNPKNGTFKQYTNYEGKDFNPSVDKNGAIYFISDENNNEYNLYKIENGKKIPLTQFDTSIKKPFVSANGSKVIFEKDYQLYIYDVATKATKALNINLNTNKTLEKEQNFGVENNISYYDVSPDGKKMAFISRGVLFVSDIEGKFTQQVSDGKERAMEVKWLKDNRTLLFSQTDKGYQNWFSISADGKDPLKQLTHDSRNNRNITLNSDLTKAVYLSGRDEVRLMDLKSFSSTTIVKDEIWAFQNSTPSFSPNNEYVLFSAKRNFELDIFIYNIKKQQTINLTNTGVSEEDPFWSPNGKYIYFASDRTNPSYPLGMQKSNIYRMALDWFDEPYKSEKFDKLFTEEKKETKPSEKEKDNKDKKDKKDTENKEEKDKKDEKEKEPVIKELKVNPENTLDRIELVTDRYGYQDDPSVFLDDKKEILFFNSNQDNGKKQLFKKVFSDFEPAKSEKVFDKAAYYITKSDKNLFALVEGNIYKMTLAALKPEKVSIQYTFDKDLASEFNQMYDEAWTGVDENFYDENFHGINWKAKKEQYAKYLPYVHNRNDLRILLNDLLGELNSSHTGFSSTGKEETRYLNYFTNETGIVFKEDQPYTVESIIRKSPAFRSGVDIKPGDQLVAVNGKNIDTAENRETYFTSPKKQDELTLTLSRSGKNVTTKVHPVSNTELKTLLYDDWIFNNRQRVNKLSNNRIAYSYMKNMSTDELDRFLLDMVEQENRKDAVILDLRYNTGGNVHDKVLNFLSQRPYLQWKYREGKMTMQPNFAPSGKPIVLLINEGSLSDAEMTAAGFKALKLGKIIGQDTYRWIIFTSGKSLVDGSFYRLPSWGTYTLDGQNLEKTGVKPDIYVKNTFIDRQKDNDPQLERAVQEILKDIKK, encoded by the coding sequence ATGAAAAAACTTTATATCTCATTATTAACTGCCTTTGCTATTATCCAAGCTTCAGCACAGGACAAATCATACTTTTTATCCAGCCCTTCACTAAGTCCTGATGGGAAAACTGCCTATTTCGCTTATGACGGAGACATCTGGAAAGCAGATTCCAACGGTGGAAATGCTTCAAGAATCACCGCTCTGGATGGAGAAGAGATTAATCCACGTGTCTCTCCCGACGGAAAATGGCTTGCATTCAGTTCTAATCAATATGGAAATTACGACGTCTATGTAATGCCTGCTGAAGGAGGAAATATTAAACAACTGACCTTTCATACAGGAAAAGATGAAATGGAAAACTGGGGATGGGACAGTAAAACCATCTATTTCACCTCAAACAGAAACAATAACTTCGGAAGCTTCAAAACTACGGTTGAAGGAAAAACTCCACAAAAGCTTTTTAATAATTACTTCAACAATACTAATGGCCTTGCAGAAACTCCGGCTGGAGAATTTCTCTTCACCAACTCCTCAGAAAGCGCCAATCAGGTACACCGTAAGCGCTACAAAGGTGAAAACAATCCTGATATTTTAGGATATAATCCAAAGAACGGCACTTTCAAACAATATACTAACTATGAAGGAAAAGATTTCAACCCTAGCGTAGATAAAAACGGGGCTATTTATTTCATTTCCGATGAGAATAATAATGAATACAATCTTTATAAAATCGAAAACGGTAAAAAGATACCTTTAACCCAATTTGACACTTCTATTAAAAAACCTTTTGTTTCGGCAAACGGGTCCAAAGTAATATTTGAAAAGGATTATCAACTCTATATTTACGACGTTGCCACAAAAGCGACGAAGGCTCTGAATATCAATTTAAATACTAATAAAACACTGGAAAAAGAACAGAACTTCGGAGTAGAAAATAATATTTCCTACTATGATGTCTCTCCGGATGGTAAAAAAATGGCGTTCATAAGCCGTGGTGTTTTGTTTGTTTCAGACATTGAAGGGAAGTTTACCCAGCAGGTTTCTGATGGAAAAGAACGTGCAATGGAGGTAAAATGGCTGAAAGATAACCGCACATTACTTTTTAGTCAGACCGATAAGGGGTATCAAAACTGGTTTAGCATTTCTGCAGACGGCAAAGATCCCTTAAAACAATTGACTCACGATTCGCGTAATAATCGCAACATAACACTTAATAGCGATCTTACAAAAGCCGTTTACTTAAGCGGAAGGGATGAAGTAAGATTAATGGATTTAAAAAGCTTCAGCTCCACAACCATTGTAAAAGACGAAATCTGGGCATTCCAAAACTCAACCCCTTCTTTCTCGCCGAACAACGAATATGTCTTATTCTCTGCAAAAAGAAACTTTGAGCTGGATATTTTCATTTATAATATCAAAAAGCAACAGACTATAAACCTTACGAATACCGGCGTTTCAGAGGAAGATCCTTTCTGGTCTCCCAATGGTAAGTATATTTATTTCGCCAGCGACAGAACAAACCCGTCTTATCCTTTAGGTATGCAGAAGTCTAATATTTACCGCATGGCTCTGGACTGGTTTGATGAACCTTATAAGTCTGAAAAGTTCGACAAGCTTTTTACTGAAGAAAAAAAGGAAACTAAACCTTCAGAAAAAGAAAAAGATAATAAGGATAAAAAGGACAAAAAAGATACCGAAAATAAAGAAGAGAAAGACAAAAAGGATGAAAAAGAGAAAGAACCGGTTATAAAAGAATTAAAAGTAAATCCTGAAAATACTCTGGACAGAATTGAGCTGGTGACCGACCGATATGGATATCAGGATGATCCTTCGGTTTTTCTTGATGACAAAAAGGAGATCCTTTTCTTTAATTCTAATCAGGATAATGGAAAAAAACAGCTCTTTAAGAAAGTCTTCAGCGATTTTGAACCCGCCAAATCTGAAAAAGTATTTGATAAAGCAGCTTACTACATCACAAAAAGTGATAAGAATCTCTTTGCATTAGTAGAAGGCAATATTTATAAGATGACTCTGGCTGCCTTAAAGCCCGAGAAAGTAAGTATTCAGTATACTTTTGATAAGGATCTGGCCTCTGAATTTAATCAGATGTATGACGAAGCCTGGACTGGTGTTGATGAAAACTTCTACGATGAGAATTTCCATGGCATTAACTGGAAAGCAAAAAAAGAGCAGTATGCAAAATATCTACCCTACGTTCACAACAGAAATGATCTTCGAATTTTATTAAATGATCTTCTGGGTGAACTTAATTCTTCACACACCGGATTTTCCTCAACAGGAAAAGAAGAAACCAGATACCTGAACTACTTTACAAACGAAACCGGGATTGTCTTTAAAGAAGACCAGCCTTATACCGTAGAAAGTATTATTCGAAAATCTCCGGCTTTCCGTTCAGGTGTTGACATTAAACCTGGCGATCAGCTGGTTGCTGTAAACGGAAAAAACATTGATACTGCTGAAAATCGTGAAACCTATTTCACAAGTCCTAAAAAACAGGATGAGCTCACTCTTACCTTGAGCCGTAGCGGTAAGAATGTAACCACCAAAGTACATCCGGTTTCAAATACGGAATTAAAAACACTGCTTTACGACGACTGGATATTCAACAACCGCCAGCGTGTTAATAAGCTCAGCAACAACCGAATTGCTTATTCATACATGAAAAACATGTCTACCGATGAGCTGGATCGTTTCCTTCTGGATATGGTAGAACAGGAAAACAGAAAAGATGCTGTCATCCTTGATCTGCGCTACAATACTGGAGGAAATGTTCATGATAAAGTATTAAACTTCCTTTCCCAAAGACCTTATTTACAATGGAAATACCGTGAAGGGAAAATGACTATGCAGCCTAATTTTGCTCCTTCCGGAAAACCTATTGTTCTACTGATTAATGAAGGCTCATTAAGTGATGCTGAAATGACCGCAGCTGGGTTCAAAGCACTGAAACTGGGGAAAATTATTGGACAGGATACGTACAGATGGATTATCTTCACTTCAGGAAAAAGCCTCGTAGACGGTTCTTTTTACAGACTTCCTTCATGGGGAACTTATACTCTGGATGGGCAAAATCTGGAAAAAACAGGTGTAAAACCTGATATCTATGTTAAAAACACCTTCATAGACCGACAAAAAGACAACGATCCTCAACTGGAACGGGCTGTTCAGGAAATACTTAAAGATATAAAGAAATAA